In Actinoplanes lobatus, the DNA window GGCGAGCTGGGCGGCGTTGCGCGGTTCCCGTCCCGGGGAGAAGGTGACGTTGCACGGGATGTGGCCGGCCCGCAGCGAGGCTCCGGCCAGCTCCCGCAGCAGCCGGGTGCCACCCGGACGGGCGTCCGCGCCGGGCCCCTCGGCGACCAGCACGGCAAGCTGGTCACGCGGGTCGAGCAGATGGTCCAACAGGTCGAAGAACTCGTCGCGGGCGTGGAAGACGGGCGCGCACACCGGGCCCAGCCGAAGCAGGAACTCCCGCAGTTCCCGGGTCTCCCGGTCGTCGATGACCCGGAAGTCGGCCGGTACGTCGGTGGCCATGAAGACGGCCGGCAGCGCCCAGTCGATCTCGCCGCCGTGCAGCCGGGAGAAGGCCAGCCGCCGGGCCTCGGCCGTCGCGAGGTGGAGCGGCTTGCCCTTGACCACGGCGGCCGCGAACGCGCGGGCGAACGTACGGCACGCGGTGTTGGAGATCCGGCCGGTCATGGAGACGACGATCGGCACCCCGGCGTCGACCAGCTCGGCGGCGATCGCGGCGCTGCCCGGCCGGGTGCTGCCACTCTCGCAGGCGCTGAGGATCACCATGAGGGGCAGCGTGCCGGCCGCCCGCATCGCACCCGCGAGCGCCCGGGCATTGACGTGGTCGACGTCGTCGGTGTGCGCCGTGCCGGGTTCCGCCCGCAGCTGCACGGTGTTCTCGGCCAGTTCCGGGTGCCACGAGCCGTGCGCGATCAGGTGCAGGACGTGCGGCCGGACGTCACCGCAGGCACGTTCCAGCCCGTCCAGCGTGATCTGCGCCCGTACCCGGAAGTCGATCAGCGAGCAGGTCCGGTCGTACCCCCGGATGATGGTCATCACCTCGGTGCCGGCCCGCACCTGCGGATCGTGCAGCTCGCTGCCGACCGCGAAGAGCATTCGCGCGGTCCCGGTCACCGGGCGGACCTCCCGGTCCTCCTCGCCGGGACGGGTGGCGATCCCGCGGACGATCATGACGGGGTGCGACGGGTCCTGTGCGAGGAACTCGCCGTCGTCGTCCGGGTCGTGCAGCAGCTCCCAGGTCAGTCGATGCAGGTCGGCGTCGTCCGGCGGAAACCGCAGTTCCAGTTCCTCCGGGTGTGTTCCCGCGCCGGACAGCAGCTCCCATCCCTGCTGGCCG includes these proteins:
- a CDS encoding CHAT domain-containing protein; the encoded protein is MRAIVTVERRAGTGVPHWPVRVTAVDGAELTRRMPARPDETGRWWPSATDDELDILLRLTGSLAEDTPTLATTRAYGRFLFQTLLGQQGWELLSGAGTHPEELELRFPPDDADLHRLTWELLHDPDDDGEFLAQDPSHPVMIVRGIATRPGEEDREVRPVTGTARMLFAVGSELHDPQVRAGTEVMTIIRGYDRTCSLIDFRVRAQITLDGLERACGDVRPHVLHLIAHGSWHPELAENTVQLRAEPGTAHTDDVDHVNARALAGAMRAAGTLPLMVILSACESGSTRPGSAAIAAELVDAGVPIVVSMTGRISNTACRTFARAFAAAVVKGKPLHLATAEARRLAFSRLHGGEIDWALPAVFMATDVPADFRVIDDRETRELREFLLRLGPVCAPVFHARDEFFDLLDHLLDPRDQLAVLVAEGPGADARPGGTRLLRELAGASLRAGHIPCNVTFSPGREPRNAAQLAIDVLCAICATRAELDLDVDFTSAILTGIEDEAGREKVDAMLPPRRQCTAVRAKRLRPALGAEDPEGFVDELAAWIREDLLAMATAAQKAYPGLFPASGRPILLLDDPQEVPHLFVQLGSLLSSRGVSAENIDRESRDKIPVVVFTKDPRTRSAGGESRLTRALRDQAWARTAAVMLFQQMTPEGHPDFVAAAWRWLLMHRLPTLDGRHTRPLTVVADREGEWAELVREQTSGTSEIYSAKLMASITRAGMSQKVLEEDNDDAVLEHYPASGSPV